GTTTAATCAGAAGcccagctttttttaaaaaaaaaaaaaaaagaaaaaaacaaacaaaacatcaaaatacataaaaaaaaaaaaaaaaaaaaaaaaaaaacactcccgCTCCCTGGACCGCTAATCACAGATCCCCCACCATCCCCCGAAATGTCCCAGAACATGGAATAAAAACGGTGGCTCAGAAACGCCCCGATCTCTCCCGGTCTCTGGACCTCCGACGATCCCTGTCTCTGCCTCCTCCaacgccgccgccgccaccaccaccaccaccccggCCGCGGTCTCTGGAACGAGAGCGGCGCTCACGAGATCTGGAGCGAGAACGATGCCTGTAAGAGAGCAGACAGCCGTGAACTGGCCGGCAAGGGAGAAGGGCCGGGACTGGAGGAGGGAGAAGGGCCGGGACTGGAGGAAACATTCTGTCAGCTCCAATTAATTAATTCCAGGGGAACGGGATTAATGCCCGTCATAACACCATATTTTGCCGGCGGGCTCCAAGCGCATGCTTGTACATGGAACCGTTCCATGTGGTCTCAGCTCcctaaacccccccaaaaaatgaagaTGATACTCACTTGTTCATGTCTCTGCCTGGAGGTCTGTCCCTGGAACACAGAAAGAAGTTTAACAATCTGTCCCTGTAACGAAGCCCCCTGCACCAAGAGACCCCCCCGGCGTGTACTCACTTCTTCCTGCGCCGACCATACAGCTCCCTGCGCAGCTCCCGAGAGATCGGCTTGAGATGCATGAAGTTACAGAAACCCCCGCGCGTGCACTCCCTGCGGAACAAAGACCAGTAACCCCAACTGGACTGGACACCCGGAACCCAGAGGCCAGGGCCCCCTGGAACCCAGAGGCCAGGGCCCCCTGGAACCCAGAGGCCAGGGCCCCCTGGAACCCATAACACTCACCCCATCTCATACTGGCGGCAGCAGGCCTCCCGGAAATCGGTGACAGGGGACAGCTCCGCGTGGATTGGCTGCCCGTTAAACCAGCGGTTATTCAGGTCTTTCACAGCcttttctgcatcttcttcccTGCGGAActgcagagagacagagagacatgACTCCAGGCTGCGCGACAGAGAGGCTGCGCGACAGAGACATGACTCCAGGCTGCGCGACAGAGAGAGGCTGCGCGACAGAGACATGACTCCAGGCTGCGCGACAGAGAGAGGCTGCGCGACAGAGACATGACTCCAGGCTGCGCGGCAGAGAGACTGCGCGACAGAGACATGACTCCAGGCTGCGCGGCAGAGACATGACTCCAGGCTGCGCGGCAGAGACATGACTCCAGGCTGCGCGGCAGAGAGAGGCTGCGCGACAGAGAGAGGCTGTCCTGGAAAGGCAGAGGACAGCGTGGAGGTTGGAAGAGACATGCACGGGCGCCGCAATTGCATTCAGAAGGGGCTCTAACCCCCATAACGAAAGAGGCTGGAAATGACAATAACTTCGGCCAATAAAAGGAACACAGAAGGTGCCGCTCGCCATTAGAGCCACGCCCCCCAACACCACCGCAGAgccgccaccaccaccacagAGCCCCCCCGCACCGTCCCTGACATACCTTGACATAGACGTTTCCAACAAGATGATCTCCCAAATTATCACAAACGTTCATTTCTTCCACCTCCCCGTACTTCTCCTCCATCTCCGTGAACACTTCCTGAGAGAAAAGAACCGGCCACTCGTCTCAACGCTCTGACAACCTGTACCCAACCGGCACaggaaacccccccccaacaccaACCGGCACAGGAaaccccccaac
This sequence is a window from Spea bombifrons isolate aSpeBom1 chromosome 2, aSpeBom1.2.pri, whole genome shotgun sequence. Protein-coding genes within it:
- the U2AF1 gene encoding splicing factor U2AF 35 kDa subunit isoform X1, which encodes MAEYLASIFGTEKDKVNCSFYFKIGACRHGDRCSRLHNKPTFSQTIALLNIYRNPQNSSQSADGLRCAVSDVEMQEHYDEFFEEVFTEMEEKYGEVEEMNVCDNLGDHLVGNVYVKFRREEDAEKAVKDLNNRWFNGQPIHAELSPVTDFREACCRQYEMGECTRGGFCNFMHLKPISRELRRELYGRRRKKDRPPGRDMNKHRSRSRSRERRSRSRDRGRGGGGGGGGGVGGGRDRDRRRSRDRERSGRF
- the U2AF1 gene encoding splicing factor U2AF 35 kDa subunit isoform X2, with the translated sequence MQEHYDEFFEEVFTEMEEKYGEVEEMNVCDNLGDHLVGNVYVKFRREEDAEKAVKDLNNRWFNGQPIHAELSPVTDFREACCRQYEMGECTRGGFCNFMHLKPISRELRRELYGRRRKKDRPPGRDMNKHRSRSRSRERRSRSRDRGRGGGGGGGGGVGGGRDRDRRRSRDRERSGRF